One genomic region from Lycorma delicatula isolate Av1 chromosome 9, ASM4794821v1, whole genome shotgun sequence encodes:
- the Yod1 gene encoding yod1 deubiquitinase isoform X1: protein MTSLNLKLKTKLGQIIVNTLTSLNTIAELKAHLSAVTKIPTTDLHVLSGYPPSPLDLMSNEKTLQASGIKSGDTLIVERKEHIESEHDFLLDNQRHMLDQQYVDSPGILMKKVVPADNSCLFTSIGFVLEGKVDTRCNSYMRQIIAETVANDEENYSEAILGKPNRDYCNWILKPDSWGGAIELAVLSKFYGIEIAVVDTVNAIINRFGEDQHYEQRVFLIFDGIHYDPLYLEPLEPSGTIRTIFSTLDDRILQEAEQIAMEAKSSRQYTDVNKFALRCLVCDKMLTGQAELVSHAKETGHSNFGEMNR from the exons ATGACATcgctaaatttaaaacttaaaactaaattggGTCAGATTATTGTTAATACTTTAACATCCTTGAATACAATTGCAGAACTAAAAGCTCATTTATCTGCAGTTACTAAAATTCCTACTACTGATTTGCATGTTCTTAGTGGATATCCACCATCTCCTCTGGATTTGATGTCAAATGAGAAAACTCTTCAGGCTAGTGGAATTAAGTCGGGTGACACATTAATTGTAGAAAGAAAAGAACATATAGAATCTGAACATGATTTTCTTTTAGATAATCAACGACATATGCTTGATCAACAGTATGTAGATTCTCCTGGTATTCTGATGAAAAAAGTTGTTCCAGCTGACAATTCTTGCCTTTTTACTAGCATTGGATTTGTACTTGAAG GAAAGGTGGATACGAGATGCAATAGTTACATGAGGCAGATTATTGCTGAAACAGTCGCTAATGATGAAGAGAACTATTCTGAAGCAATATTAGGTAAACCTAACAGAGATTATTGCAACTGGATATTAAAACCAGATTCTTGGGGTGGTGCTATTGAATTGGCAgtattgtcaaaattttatggcaTTGAAATCGCTGTTGTAGATACAGTTAATGCAATTattaatagatttggtgaagatCAGCATTATGAACAGAGAGTATTTCTTATATTTGATGGCATACATTATGACCCTCTCTATTTGGAACCATTAGAG ccAAGCGGTACAATTCGtacaatattttcaacattagaTGATAGAATATTGCAAGAAGCTGAGCAGATAGCGATGGAAGCAAAATCTAGTCGCCAATACACTGATGTTAATAAATTTGCATTACGCTGCCTTGTTTGCGATAAAATGTTAACCGGTCAAGCTGAACTAGTAAGTCATGCCAAAGAAACCGGTCATAGTAACTTCGGTGAAATGAATAGATGA
- the Yod1 gene encoding yod1 deubiquitinase isoform X2 has translation MTSLNLKLKTKLGQIIVNTLTSLNTIAELKAHLSAVTKIPTTDLHVLSGYPPSPLDLMSNEKTLQASGIKSGDTLIVERKEHIESEHDFLLDNQRHMLDQQYVDSPGILMKKVVPADNSCLFTSIGFVLEGKVDTRCNSYMRQIIAETVANDEENYSEAILGKPNRDYCNWILKPDSWGGAIELAVLSKFYGIEIAVVDTVNAIINRFGEDQHYEQRVFLIFDGIHYDPLYLEPLEPSGTIRTIFSTLDDRILQEAEQIAMEAKSSRQYTDVNKFALRCLVCDKMLTGQAELMDDS, from the exons ATGACATcgctaaatttaaaacttaaaactaaattggGTCAGATTATTGTTAATACTTTAACATCCTTGAATACAATTGCAGAACTAAAAGCTCATTTATCTGCAGTTACTAAAATTCCTACTACTGATTTGCATGTTCTTAGTGGATATCCACCATCTCCTCTGGATTTGATGTCAAATGAGAAAACTCTTCAGGCTAGTGGAATTAAGTCGGGTGACACATTAATTGTAGAAAGAAAAGAACATATAGAATCTGAACATGATTTTCTTTTAGATAATCAACGACATATGCTTGATCAACAGTATGTAGATTCTCCTGGTATTCTGATGAAAAAAGTTGTTCCAGCTGACAATTCTTGCCTTTTTACTAGCATTGGATTTGTACTTGAAG GAAAGGTGGATACGAGATGCAATAGTTACATGAGGCAGATTATTGCTGAAACAGTCGCTAATGATGAAGAGAACTATTCTGAAGCAATATTAGGTAAACCTAACAGAGATTATTGCAACTGGATATTAAAACCAGATTCTTGGGGTGGTGCTATTGAATTGGCAgtattgtcaaaattttatggcaTTGAAATCGCTGTTGTAGATACAGTTAATGCAATTattaatagatttggtgaagatCAGCATTATGAACAGAGAGTATTTCTTATATTTGATGGCATACATTATGACCCTCTCTATTTGGAACCATTAGAG ccAAGCGGTACAATTCGtacaatattttcaacattagaTGATAGAATATTGCAAGAAGCTGAGCAGATAGCGATGGAAGCAAAATCTAGTCGCCAATACACTGATGTTAATAAATTTGCATTACGCTGCCTTGTTTGCGATAAAATGTTAACCGGTCAAGCTGAACTA